Proteins encoded by one window of Anaerobranca californiensis DSM 14826:
- a CDS encoding glycosyltransferase produces GDIKALTNCLIMVLSNKETGNEGNPLAKLGINNREWVVENFSICKMLELTISVYNKLLGEFFYEKVI; encoded by the coding sequence AAGGAGATATTAAAGCCTTGACCAATTGTTTAATTATGGTATTATCTAATAAGGAAACAGGGAATGAGGGCAATCCATTAGCTAAGCTGGGAATAAATAATAGAGAATGGGTTGTTGAAAATTTTAGTATATGTAAAATGCTGGAATTGACCATTAGTGTATATAATAAGTTATTGGGGGAATTTTTTTATGAAAAAG